In a single window of the Pongo abelii isolate AG06213 chromosome 1, NHGRI_mPonAbe1-v2.0_pri, whole genome shotgun sequence genome:
- the NBPF11 gene encoding LOW QUALITY PROTEIN: neuroblastoma breakpoint family member 11 (The sequence of the model RefSeq protein was modified relative to this genomic sequence to represent the inferred CDS: substituted 1 base at 1 genomic stop codon), translating to MVVSASPWSNEKAEMNILEIKDKLCPQLAENKQQFRNIEEKFIVTQVACFLANRQNKYKYEECKDLVKPMLRNELQFKEEKLAEQLKQAEELRQYKVLVHSQEQELTRLREKLQEGRDGSRSLNQHFQALLTPDDPDKSQGQDLQEQLAEGCRLAXHLVQKLSPENDEDEDGDVQVEEAEKVQESSAPREVQKAEESEVPEDSLEECAITCSNSHGSCESNQPYRKTKITFEEDKVDSTLTDSSSHVEWEDAVHIISENESDDEEEEEKGPVSPRNLQESEEEEAPQDTWDEGYSTLSIPPDKSASYQSYRSTFHSLEEQQVGLALDIGRHWWDQVEKEDQEAMGPRLSRELLDEKEPEVLQDSLDRCYSTPSVYLELPDLCQPYRSAFYSLEKWHLGLALDTDRIKKDQEEEEDQGPPCPRLSRELLEVVEPEVLQDSLDRCYSTPSSCLELPDSCQPYGSSFYSLEEQHVGFSLDVDKIEKYQKGEEDQNPPCPRLNSMLMEVEEPEVLQDSLDRCYSTPSTYFELPDSFQHYRSAFYSFEEQYVSLAFDVENRFITLTVIRLHLVFQMGVIFPP from the exons ATGGTGGTATCTGCCAGCCCTTGGTCCAATGAGAAGGCAGAGATGAACATTCTAGAAATCAAAGATAAATTGTGCCCCCAGCTGGCAGAGAACAAACAGCAGTTCAGAAACATCGAAGAGAAATTTATTGTAACTCAAGTGGCCTGCTTCCTGGCCAACCGGCAGAACAAATACA AGTATGAAGAGTGCAAAGACCTCGTAAAACCTATGCTGAGGAATGAGCTGCAGTTCAAGGAGGAGAAGCTTGCAGAGCAGCTCAAGCAAGCTGAGGAGCTCAG GCAATATAAAGTCCTGGTTCACTCTCAGGAACAAGAGTTGACCCGGTTAAGGGAGAAGTTACAGGAAGGCAGAGATGGCTCCCGCTCATTGAATCAGCATTTCCAGGCCCTCCTCACTCCGGATGACCCGGACAAGTCCCAGGGGCAGGACCTCCAAGAACAGCTGGCTGAGGGGTGTAGACTGGCATAGCACCTTGTCCAAAAGCTCAGCCCAG AAAATGATGAAGATGAGGATGGAGATGTTCAAGTTGAGGAGGCTGAGAAAGTACAGGAATCATCTGCCCCCAG GGAGGTGCAGAAGGCTGAAGAAAGCGAAGTCCCTGAGGACTCACTGGAGGAATGTGCCATCACTTGTTCAAATAGCCACGGCTCTTGTGAGTCCAACCAGCCCTACAGGAAAACTAAAATCACTTTTGAGGAAGACAAAGTTGACTCAACTCTCACTGACTCATCCTCTCATGTTGAATGGGAGGATGCTGTACACATTATCTCAG aaaatgaaagtgatgatgaagaggaggaagaaaagggacCAGTATCTCCCAG GAATCTGCAGGAGTCTGAAGAGGAGGAAGCCCCTCAGGATACCTGGGATGAAGGTTATTCGACTCTCTCAATTCCTCCTGACAAGTCAGCCTCGTACCAGTCTTACAGGAGCACCTTTCACTCATTAGAGGAACAGCAAGTCGGCTTGGCTCTTGACATAGGCA GACATTGGTGGGATCAAGTGGAAAAGGAGGACCAAGAGGCAATGGGTCCCAG GCTCAGCAGGGAGTTATTGGATGAGAAAGAGCCTGAAGTCTTGCAGGACTCACTGGATAGATGTTATTCGACTCCTTCAGTTTATCTTGAACTGCCTGACTTATGCCAGCCCTACAGAAGTGCCTTTTACTCATTGGAGAAATGGCACCTTGGCTTGGCTCTTGACACGGACA GAATTAAAAAGGaccaagaagaggaagaagaccaAGGCCCACCATGCCCCAG GCTCAGCAGGGAGCTGCTGGAGGTAGTAGAGCCTGAAGTCTTGCAGGACTCACTGGATAGATGTTATTCAACTCCTTCCAGTTGTCTTGAACTGCCTGACTCCTGCCAGCCCTATGGAAGTTCCTTTTACTCATTGGAGGAACAACACGTTGGCTTTTCTCTTGATGTGGACA AAATTGAAAAGTACCAAAAAGGGGAAGAAGATCAAAACCCACCATGCCCCAG GCTCAACAGCATGCTGATGGAAGTGGAAGAGCCTGAAGTCTTGCAGGACTCACTGGATAGATGTTATTCAACTCCTTCAACTTACTTTGAACTACCTGACTCATTCCAGCACTACAGAAGTGCCTTTTACTCATTTGAGGAACAGTATGTCAGCTTGGCCTTTGATGTGGAAAATAGGTTTATTACTTTGACAGTGATAAGGCTCCACCTGGTCTTCCAGATGGGAGTCATATTTCCACCCTAA